Proteins from one Fusobacterium periodonticum 1_1_41FAA genomic window:
- a CDS encoding ABC-F family ATP-binding cassette domain-containing protein, which translates to MIATASLGMRFSGRKLFEDVNLKFTPGNCYGVIGANGAGKSTFVKILSGELEATEGEVIFDKNKRMSVLKQDHFQYEEEEVLNVVLMGNKKLWDIMVEKNAIYAKTDFTDEDGIRAAELEGEFAELNGWEAETEAETLLMGLKIGADLHHKLMKELTEPEKVKVLLAQALFGEPDVLLLDEPTNGLDVKAISWLENFIMGLENSTVIVVSHDRHFLNKVCTHITDIDYGKIKMYVGNYDFWYESNELMKTLINNKNKKLEQKRQELQEFIARFSANASKSKQATSRKKQLEKLQLEDMQMSNRKYPFVEFKPEREAGNNLLKVENLSKTIEGVKVLDNVSFTIETGDKVVFLAKNDLVKTTLLSILAGEIEPDSGSYTWGVTTSQAYMPRDNSAYFNNTDVNLIEWLRPYSPDEHEAFIRGFLGRMLFSGDETLKKVSVLSGGEKVRCMLSKLMLSGANVLLFDNPSDHLDLESITSLNKALIKFKGTILFGAHDHEFIQTVANRIIEITPKGIVDKVTTYDEYLEDETIQARLEEMYAE; encoded by the coding sequence ATGATAGCAACAGCTAGTCTTGGAATGAGATTTTCTGGTAGAAAATTATTTGAAGATGTAAATTTAAAATTTACTCCTGGAAACTGTTATGGAGTTATAGGTGCAAACGGAGCTGGAAAGTCAACATTTGTAAAAATTCTTTCTGGAGAGTTGGAAGCAACTGAGGGAGAAGTTATATTTGATAAAAATAAAAGAATGTCTGTTTTAAAACAAGACCACTTCCAATATGAAGAAGAAGAAGTTTTAAATGTTGTTCTTATGGGAAATAAAAAGTTATGGGATATCATGGTAGAAAAAAATGCCATTTATGCTAAGACTGATTTTACTGATGAAGATGGAATAAGAGCTGCAGAACTTGAAGGAGAATTTGCTGAACTTAATGGTTGGGAAGCAGAAACAGAAGCAGAAACTTTACTTATGGGACTTAAAATTGGAGCAGATTTACATCATAAACTGATGAAAGAATTAACTGAGCCAGAAAAAGTTAAGGTTCTACTTGCACAAGCACTTTTTGGTGAACCAGATGTTTTACTTTTAGATGAGCCTACAAACGGACTTGATGTAAAGGCAATAAGTTGGTTAGAAAACTTTATCATGGGACTTGAAAATTCAACAGTTATTGTTGTATCGCATGATAGACACTTTTTAAATAAAGTTTGTACTCATATCACAGATATAGATTATGGTAAAATTAAAATGTATGTTGGAAACTATGATTTCTGGTATGAATCAAATGAACTTATGAAAACTTTAATCAATAATAAGAATAAAAAGTTAGAACAAAAGAGACAAGAATTACAAGAATTCATTGCTAGATTTAGTGCTAATGCCTCTAAGTCTAAACAAGCAACTTCAAGAAAGAAACAATTAGAAAAATTACAACTTGAAGATATGCAAATGTCTAACAGAAAATATCCATTTGTTGAATTTAAACCTGAAAGAGAAGCTGGAAATAACTTATTAAAGGTTGAAAATCTTTCAAAAACTATTGAAGGAGTAAAGGTTTTAGATAATGTTTCTTTCACAATAGAAACGGGAGATAAGGTCGTTTTCTTAGCTAAGAATGACTTAGTTAAAACAACTCTACTATCTATTTTAGCTGGAGAAATTGAACCTGATTCAGGATCTTATACTTGGGGAGTTACAACTAGCCAAGCGTATATGCCAAGAGATAACAGTGCATATTTTAATAATACAGATGTAAATTTAATAGAGTGGTTAAGACCATATTCACCTGATGAACACGAAGCATTTATTAGAGGATTCTTAGGAAGAATGTTATTCTCAGGAGATGAAACATTGAAGAAAGTTTCTGTTTTATCTGGAGGAGAAAAAGTTAGATGTATGTTATCTAAATTAATGCTTTCAGGAGCAAATGTTCTTTTATTTGATAACCCAAGTGACCACTTAGACTTGGAATCAATTACGTCTTTAAATAAGGCCTTAATTAAATTTAAAGGAACAATTTTATTTGGAGCTCATGACCATGAGTTTATACAAACAGTTGCAAATAGAATTATTGAAATAACACCAAAAGGTATTGTTGATAAAGTAACAACATATGATGAATATCTAGAAGATGAAACTATTCAAGCTAGATTAGAAGAAATGTATGCTGAGTGA
- a CDS encoding Rrf2 family transcriptional regulator, which translates to MKLKNEIEYVFRILNYLSLQDKDRIVTSTEIAENENIPHLFSIRVLKKMEKKGLLKIFKGANGGYKLNKDPKDITLRDAVETIEEEIIIKDRSCVVGQTSCSVIFKALEEVENNFLNNLDKVNFKELTCPHVDLKIDDEIK; encoded by the coding sequence ATGAAACTTAAAAATGAAATTGAGTATGTTTTTAGAATTTTAAATTATCTATCTTTACAAGACAAAGATAGAATAGTAACATCAACAGAAATTGCTGAAAATGAAAATATTCCTCATCTATTTAGTATTAGAGTTTTAAAAAAGATGGAGAAAAAAGGTCTTTTAAAAATATTTAAAGGTGCTAATGGTGGTTATAAATTAAATAAAGATCCGAAAGATATAACTTTAAGAGACGCGGTTGAAACTATTGAAGAAGAAATTATAATAAAAGATAGAAGCTGTGTTGTTGGACAAACAAGTTGTTCTGTTATATTTAAAGCTTTAGAAGAGGTTGAAAATAATTTCTTAAATAACTTAGATAAAGTTAACTTCAAAGAATTAACTTGTCCTCATGTAGATTTAAAAATTGATGATGAAATAAAATAA
- a CDS encoding DUF1385 domain-containing protein, with the protein MSNNNRPSIGGQAVIEGVMMRGTECLATAVRKPSGEIVYKKTKIIGKNSNFAKKPFIRGVLMLFESLVIGVKELTFSANQAGEEDEKLSHKEAVFTTLFSLALGIGIFIVLPSLVGSFAFPENKMYANLTEAILRLIIFIGYIWGISFSKEVGRVFEYHGAEHKSIYTYENGLELTPENAKKFTTLHPRCGTSFLFIVMFIAIIVFSVIDYALPIPTNLFSKFLLKVVVRIVLMPVIASLSYELQKYSSCHLNNPLIKLISLPGLALQKITTREPDLDELEVAIVAIKASLGQEVNNATEVFE; encoded by the coding sequence ATGAGTAATAATAATAGACCTTCCATTGGAGGACAAGCTGTTATTGAAGGGGTTATGATGAGAGGAACAGAATGCCTTGCAACAGCTGTTAGAAAACCTAGTGGAGAAATTGTATACAAAAAAACTAAAATTATTGGTAAGAATAGCAATTTTGCTAAAAAACCTTTTATAAGAGGTGTCTTAATGTTATTTGAATCTCTTGTAATAGGAGTAAAAGAACTTACTTTTTCTGCCAATCAAGCAGGAGAAGAAGATGAAAAACTAAGTCATAAAGAGGCAGTATTCACAACTTTATTTTCTTTGGCATTAGGAATAGGAATTTTTATAGTTCTTCCTTCATTAGTTGGAAGTTTTGCATTTCCAGAAAATAAAATGTATGCGAATTTAACTGAAGCTATACTAAGACTTATTATTTTTATAGGTTATATTTGGGGAATTTCTTTTTCTAAAGAAGTTGGAAGAGTTTTTGAATATCATGGGGCTGAGCATAAATCTATATACACTTATGAAAATGGACTTGAACTTACTCCAGAAAATGCCAAAAAATTTACAACATTACATCCAAGATGTGGAACAAGTTTCTTATTTATCGTAATGTTTATTGCAATAATAGTATTTTCTGTGATAGATTATGCTTTACCTATACCAACTAATTTATTTAGTAAATTTTTATTAAAAGTGGTAGTTAGAATTGTACTTATGCCAGTAATAGCAAGTTTATCATATGAATTGCAAAAATACAGTAGTTGTCATCTAAATAATCCATTGATAAAACTAATTTCATTACCAGGACTTGCTTTACAAAAGATTACAACTAGAGAACCCGATTTAGATGAATTAGAAGTTGCAATAGTAGCAATTAAAGCATCTCTTGGTCAAGAAGTAAATAATGCAACAGAAGTGTTTGAATAA
- a CDS encoding PP2C family protein-serine/threonine phosphatase has protein sequence MIIAFYMIVAFLIFMFFTYIYIKKLVNHYINEELKIVSGLNNKERLNDLPDNIKTEYNQTLEKIIKQENELNNSIDELKVYRNELDVTYSTLVSKSSQLEYTNSLLEKRVRNLSNLNHISRVALSMFNIDKIVETLADAYFVLTATSRISIYLWEGENLVNKKIKGSIDYTESMSFPMNLLTKFTNEDFSKIYSDLSRKITILNDEKVIITPLKVKERQLGVIFLVQNKDQLLEINNEMVSALGIQASIAIDNAISYAELLEKERISQELELASSIQKQILPKGFEKIKGMDIATYFSPAKEIGGDYYDLALKDNILSITIADVSGKGVPASFLMALSRSMLKTINYVSNFKPAEELNLFNKIVYPDITEDMFITVMNTELDLNSSVFTYSSAGHNPLVVYRKESDTVELYGTKGVAVGFIENYSYKESSFELKNGDIVVFYTDGIVECENKKRELFGTERLLDVVYKNKNLSSKEIKGKILEAIEDFRKDYEQNDDITFVILKSVKK, from the coding sequence ATGATAATCGCATTTTACATGATAGTAGCATTTCTAATTTTTATGTTTTTTACCTACATATATATCAAAAAACTAGTAAATCATTATATTAATGAAGAGTTAAAAATTGTTTCAGGTTTAAATAATAAAGAAAGACTAAATGATCTTCCTGACAATATAAAAACAGAATACAACCAAACTTTAGAGAAGATCATCAAACAGGAAAACGAATTAAACAACTCTATAGATGAATTAAAAGTGTATAGAAATGAACTAGATGTTACATACAGTACTCTAGTTTCTAAATCTTCTCAACTTGAATATACAAACAGCCTTTTGGAAAAAAGAGTAAGAAATTTATCAAATCTCAATCATATTTCAAGAGTAGCTCTTTCTATGTTCAACATAGATAAAATTGTTGAAACTCTTGCTGATGCTTACTTTGTGTTAACGGCAACAAGTCGAATTTCAATCTATCTTTGGGAAGGTGAGAACTTAGTTAATAAAAAAATAAAGGGTAGTATAGATTACACTGAATCTATGTCGTTTCCTATGAATCTTTTAACAAAATTTACAAATGAAGATTTCAGTAAAATTTATTCTGATTTATCGAGAAAAATAACTATTCTAAATGATGAAAAAGTTATTATTACTCCATTGAAAGTTAAAGAAAGACAATTAGGGGTAATATTTTTAGTTCAAAACAAAGATCAATTATTAGAAATCAATAACGAAATGGTATCTGCCCTTGGAATACAGGCTTCTATTGCTATCGACAATGCAATAAGTTATGCTGAGCTTTTGGAAAAAGAAAGAATTTCTCAAGAATTAGAATTAGCTTCTTCTATTCAAAAGCAAATATTACCTAAAGGTTTTGAAAAAATAAAAGGCATGGATATAGCAACATATTTTTCTCCAGCTAAGGAAATTGGTGGAGATTACTACGATCTTGCTTTAAAGGACAATATTTTATCTATCACTATAGCTGATGTAAGTGGTAAGGGTGTTCCAGCTTCTTTTCTTATGGCTTTATCAAGGTCTATGTTAAAAACTATAAATTATGTTTCTAATTTCAAGCCAGCTGAAGAACTTAATTTATTTAATAAAATAGTTTATCCTGATATAACTGAAGATATGTTTATAACTGTTATGAATACAGAACTTGACTTAAACTCTTCTGTATTTACTTATTCAAGTGCTGGTCATAATCCTTTAGTTGTATATAGAAAAGAAAGTGATACTGTAGAACTATACGGAACAAAAGGAGTGGCTGTTGGTTTTATTGAAAACTATTCTTATAAAGAAAGCAGTTTTGAGCTTAAAAATGGTGATATAGTAGTATTTTATACTGATGGTATTGTAGAATGTGAAAATAAAAAAAGAGAACTATTTGGAACTGAAAGACTTTTAGATGTAGTATATAAAAATAAAAATCTTTCTTCTAAAGAAATTAAAGGAAAAATACTTGAAGCTATTGAGGATTTCAGAAAAGATTACGAACAAAATGATGATATAACATTTGTTATATTAAAATCAGTCAAAAAATAG